A single window of Engraulis encrasicolus isolate BLACKSEA-1 chromosome 20, IST_EnEncr_1.0, whole genome shotgun sequence DNA harbors:
- the LOC134435897 gene encoding uncharacterized protein LOC134435897, with translation MSLATELMLLLIREPLGKSTKTLIAWMQRKRLLPRVVKCRLCHRDMKMVSSSTSDGFKWVCRHASHKGRKTSSTVRRGSLFERSKVSLASWMTFIYRFSQGLRLRQSDMVEDQLAGSSRTLSKMATVLRGICKTAMKNYRRRQGQVVGGGQEFAVIDESCFRHKRKYHRGRAAATWRRKKWVFGILGVGGRRNRPVLRLVRRRRRENLIPILVKHVRPGTTVISDQWGAYRGALAALGYRHFTVNHSQWFVDPNTGAHTQHIERAWLKYKSTIWRLRGNRTETLLKDHLCLIEWTHWLGNVHRNGTLGRLLRDIRRQYRV, from the exons atgtcttTAGCCACCGAACTCATGTTGTTGCTGATTAGGGAGCCGTTGGGAAAGTCGACAAAGACACTGATCGCATGGATGCAAAGGAAAAGGCTACTGCCAAGAGTGGTGAAGTGCCGACTTTGCCACCGCGACATGAAGAtggtcagcagcagcacatcCGATGGTTTCAAATG GGTGTGCAGGCATGCAAGCCACAAAGGGAGGAAGACCAGCAGCACGGTGCGGCGTGGTTCGCTCTTTGAAAGGTCAAAAGTGAGCTTGGCGTCCTGGATGACCTTTATATACCG TTTCTCCCAGGGACTGCGTCTCCGGCAGAGCGACATGGTGGAGGACCAGCTCGCCGGAAGTTCCCGGACACTCTCCAAGATGGCCACAGTTCTCAGAGGAATTTGCAAGACTGCCATGAAGAACTACAGAAGACGCCAGGGCCAAGTAGTGGGAGGTGGACAGGAGTTTGCCGTCATAGATGAGAGCTGTTTCCGACATAAACGCAAG tatcaccgcGGAAGGGCGGCTGCTACGTGGCGAAGGAAAAAGTGGGTGTTTGGCATCCTAGGAGTAGGTGGCCGGCGGAATCGCCCCGTGTTGCGGCTGGTGAGAAGACGACGACGGGAGAATCTCATTCCCATCCTGGTTAAACATGTGCGTCCAggaaccaccgtcatcagtgaccaGTGGGGCGCCTACAGGGGTGCATTGGCTGCGCTGGGCTACAGGCACTTTACGGTGAACCATTCACAGTGGTTTGTGGATCCAAACACCGGGGCCCACACCCAGCACATTGAGAGGGCATGGCTGAAGTACAAGTCCACAATTTGGAGACTGAGGGGAAACAGAACGGAGACACTCCTGAAGGACCACCTCTGCCTCATTGAGTGGACTCACTGGCTCGGCAACGTGCATCGCAATGGCACCCTTGGAAGACTGCTGCGAGATATTCGACGGCAGTAcagagtctag